TACTACATTATAAAGTCTAATGTTGTTTCGACGTGAGAAACCTTCGAGTTCTGTCACTTTTGCCTGTAGTGCATGTTGGCTTTTCAGTGACTGTTCAAGTATTTCCTTGACTGTGAAGTTCCATGTGTCCGTTTCCCCAATGCGCTGTTCTGCGTCCCCTATTCTTGTAGATATGCTGTGAAGTTCTAATTTGTTTTCTTCCAGTTTCTGGTTAATGTCCTTCTTGAACTCATTTAGTTATTTTCTTACATCTTCTCGAAGTTCCTCTCGTAAGCCTGTGAGCGCCTCGCGCAATTCCTCCTTCATCACCTCACGAAATGAGGGTTCTTTTGCTGCTGCTATCTTATTTGCGCTAGCATTAGCCATTTCGGGTTCTTCGACGATTATATCTTCTGCTGTCTTGTTACAGGCTGTTGTTGTAGCTCCACGACCTTTTCCTGTTTTCCCCTTTTCCATTTTGTGTAAGTTATTATAATGCTCGGAGTAAATACTTGAATTTGGGGGGGAAATTCCCAACCGATGTGCAGTACGAAAAACTAGGCAGCCATTTCCTAAGTTGCGTCACCGGAAGCCCCGAGGTGGGGTTTTTGAAgagtttttattcatttttttgtcaTGGGTAACTGCATACATGGAGTGTGTCTGAAAGTAGCCGTGTCAAAAAAGGTGTGAGGATGAACAGAAGTGGGTGTATGGAAAGCCTATCAGCTAAGTGAGAGAGCCatacgtcctccgaaacacgaccctgccaagccgcactgcttcttgacacactgctcgcttaacctggaagccagccgcaccaatgtgtaggaggaagcaccgtccagctggcgaccgaagtcagcttgcaggcgcgcCACAaagagtcgctagagtgcgatgggacaaggaaatcctggccggccaaaccctcccctaacacggacaacgctgggccaattgtgtgccgcatCATGGATatcacggccagctgtgacacagcctgggatcgaacccgggggtgtagtgacgcctcaagcactgcgatgcagtgccttagactgctgcgtccCTCGGAAGGCCTATTGGGCAGATTTGTATTCACTAAAGACCGTTTTGTGTGGCTGATTGGGCTACTCGAAGAGTCGATTGTTGACAACAgtagcattttagctaagccacctaatcctaacccttttcctaaccttaaccccattctcctaacctgccacgttaattatcctaacctgctatgttagttatcttaacctgctatgtaaacatTAAGCTGACCCACGGTACACCTGGCTATGGACAGTCTAACCAATAATGGAGCACTGATGTTGCAGCCATCGCTGTTGATCCACCCACCTCTTTTACAACGCCCACTTTCAGACACACTCCAAGTATGCAGTTAACCATACTGTTTTTTTCCCTCAAATTTATGCTTTTGCCACAAATACGAATATAGGATGTGTCAACAGCATTATttggtatgagttaacagaatctAAACTTTTAAAAGTCAGATTTTCACTGTACCGttactttaaaactgcaacattttctctcagcctcatggcaaattGTGTAGAggagcaggaaattagctttaaaattgcaacattttctctcatcctcatggcaaaatgtgaagaatagcatgagatgagctataaaacagaaaaattttctctctgccccatggcaaaatgtgtagaattgcaggaaatgagctttaaaTCTGCTAAATGTTCTCCGACTTATGACTAAATGTgtaaaatagcattataaaactgcacatttttctcttgTGTGTTGTGTTGAAATGCAGGAAGTTAGCTAATTTCCAAAAATATGTTTTccaaaaaatatattattattttcctTCCACTTATACTGTGCTTTCAAAATGACCCTTCATATACGCCTCATGGGTATAATAAGTAATGTCAGACTGtgtggaattgcaggaaatgcgttttaaaatgtaaaaaaaaaaatgtgcggGGGGGGACCCTGCATCTACTGTTCATCCACCCCAATATTTACACCACAATTTTGCCTTTGGCTTAGACCTTACTTTACAtctgaggtttttgtgttgtgtCTGCCATCAGTTGACACAACATGCttttgaatacagggtgggtgtcatttcaatcatagaacTATAATTCATAGAATGGACTTATCTCTTCAGACCACTACAGTTTAGCTCGTACaccatttacatttttattgaatTGACATTTTCACTtctaattactaccacaaagaAGACTGCCGGTCCACCCACCATCGAATATCAACTTAAATTGTTATGTCTGTTCTATgatctatatttctatgatttcaataggtttcaTATAGAGGATTGACATTATAATTTAAAACAGataatcccattcaagtcaacctTCTCTGATGTGTGGccctccaaccatctttgtggtaccattttgaaagttaacattatcagccaaaacatgacacccacctTGTATTCAATAACGTGTTGTGTTTCAACCGATGGCGGGCACAACGCAAATACATGATGTAAAATAGTGTCTAAGCTACAAAGTATGCGAGTATTAAAAGAATCGGAGTTTATCAGTTTTTAGATCAAATcatattgtatttgtcacatgcgccgaatacaacaggtgtagaccttacagtgaaatgcttacttacaacaaTGCGGTTAAGAAAAATAAcaaaagaataagaaataaaagtaacaaataattaaagagcatcagtaaaataacaatagcgaggctatatacagggggtaccggtacagagtcagtgtgagggggcaccggttagtcgaggtaattgaggtaatatgtacatgtaggttgagttattaaagtgactatgcatatataataaaagagaatagcagcagcgtaaaagggggggggggggggggcaatgcaaatagtctggatagccatttgattacctgttcaggagtcttatggcttgggggtagaagctgtttagaagcctcttggacctagacttggtgctccggtaccgcttgctgtgcggtagcagagagaacagtctatgactagggtgactggggtctatgacaatttttaaggccttcttctgacaccgcctggtatagaggtcctagatggctgaaagcttggccccagtgatgtactgggccgtacgcactaccctctgtagtgccttgcggtcagtggccgagcagttgccataccaggcagtgatgcaatccgtcaggatgctctcgatggtgcagctgtagaaccttttgaggattagAGGACCCATGGCAAAttttttcagtcttctgagggggaataggttttgtcgtgccctcttcacgactgtcttggtgtgcttggaccatgtcagtttgttggtgatgtggacaccaaggaacttgaagctctcaacctgctccactcgatgagaatgggggcggctcggtcctccttttcctgtagtccacaatcatctcctttgtcttgatcacgttgacgGAGAGGTTGTTGTGCTGGTACCACACGgccatgtctctgacctcctccctgtaggctgtctcgtcaatgtcagtgatcaggtctaccactgctgtgtcatcggcaaacttaatgatggtgttggagtcgtgaacggccgtgcagtcatgagtgaccagggagtacaggaggggactgagtacgcacccctgaggggcccccgtgtcgaggatcagcgtggcggatgtgttgttacctacccttaccacctgggggggcggcccgtcaagaagtccaggatccagttgcagagggaggtgtttagtcccagggtccttagcttagtgatgagctttgagggcactaagGTGTTGAAcgccgagctgtagtcaatgaatagcattctcacataggtgttccttttgtccaggtgtgaaagggcagtgtggagtacaatagaggttgcatcatctgtggatctgttcaggcggtatgcaaattggagtgggtctagggtttcagggataatggtgttgatgtgagacatgaccaGCTATTCAAGcaattcatggctacagacgtgagtgctacgggtcgtagtcatttaggcaggttaccttagtatcGTTAAAGGTTGATGTGAAAGGTTAAAaatgatataataatacaaaataaatgatCATCTTCAATTATAAATTAATTTCCCAACTCTGTTTGTAAGCTTAAATGATATCAATCTGAAGCTTTtatattttccagtgatgaagacatggacgTCTAATTGTAGGGTGAGGGATGCAAAacgggtcaactttgagcacctttatcaccaaaaaagtcactttctgagcacttctacaatGGGTAAATATGTATCAAAAGGAGTACTCTCAAAAACAGATTGAATTCAACTGGATTTAGTTACCCGTTCAGTACATTTCATCACAGGGATAGATATTCGAATTTAGATGTGGGGATGGTTGACAAATACAAACTTTATACTGTTGCCATCAGAACAATGTAGCTAGTCACAAGTCAATTAAAATGCACGTGAAAAAgtgacacatacagtaccagtcaggctTGTATAATTACGAATCTGATCCATCTCTGAAGAATGTTGTGGTTCGTCCTGCCCAGTAGTTTAAAAAGAAGTCAAACAGGGTTGAGTTCAGTACGAGAGAACGGTGTGAAACGTTGAATTCAACGAAAACGGTAGACCTACtgtactgaacgaccagttgaaaaacTTAGAAATTATGGTGGCTCAGAGTGCAGTTATCATATGGTGTGCTGCACGAGTTTTGCGATTTCAGATGGTCACACCTACATTgaccaggccacacacacacaccaaacggGCGCAAACGTATGCTACCTCAAAGGCTTTCGAAGAAAGGTCTGCACCGTTTTGGGGAAACGTGTGGTTCAGTGTAAACGTTAACGCGAACTGAACGcactccagcacacacacacacactctcaaactGCATCGCGCTTAATGTCATAAACTAGTTTTGAGGACTTTGTAGCCAAATTAAGCCAATAATTGCAGTCAAATATTGATATATACAAAGTACTTTGCTACCAACAACTATTCAGCCTCCGCATTCTCTTGACTAGACATCCCACGCGAGTCATATTTGGGAGATTGCTGTCGCATGACAACCCTAAACGGACCAAAAACTATTGATACCGACGAATATGCGTATTTTTTAGGCAGGGCATGGGTCCTCTGTACAATTCTTAAGCCGTTACGTTTATCTAGGGCAAGTTATTTTCAATGATTTAGCAGGATTTAGTTCGCCTTGTCCAGCAGTGACTGGAACAGATTGGCATTTCGTTTTTAGACATGCACGGACTGAGTTGCAAATGTAAATGGGGCCTTACTTTCACTCTGTTCTTATCTGTCATTTGCGTGTTTATCTTCTGTGAATATTTGATATATTACCCTGCAATTTTGCGTTGTTCGTGGCCGAAGTTGAATAGAGACAGCGGCAAGGGAGTCCCCCCGCTTCAGGCTTTGTTTCTGTCGGATACCCACCTCCTTGGCGCAATAAAGGGACACTGGTTCGACAAACTGCGAAGGTAGGCTTTAAACTCCTATTCCAATTTCATTGCTTATGCGTATTTGATAAGTTATcatattaataaaaaaaatagtttATTTTTGTGTGTTTTACATCCCTGTAGGACTGTCGTTTGTTGAATGTGTGCATTTCAAACCTCTCTTTGATCAAAACTGTAATTTGCATCTCATATCAGATGTACAGAAAACTAAAATCTGGAAACAATGAACAGAAACAGACAGCACAATTCCCTCCAAACACGTCCATAAATCATGGACAGTGGGAGCTTTTTTTTTAGGACAGGAATAGAATTAATCCTCTTAGATGGCTCAAATTAATATCAGATAATATGAAATCACCATGGCATCCAACTTCACCAGCTAGGGCACTAAACCGGATCACAGGTTTGACTGCAATGCTTCATGTTCACATGGTCCACAAAATGAGTTCTAGTGGTCAGTCTCAATAGCTTTTTTCATTGGGAGGATGCTACCAGGATTTATTAAATACATTATACAGCATGATGGACAAGAACACTTTCAATCAAAGATGGTTGTATCTTGGTAGTGTTGGGTAGTCCTGACCAACAGATTATTATCAGGGCCAGGAGTATTTCCTTATGAGGCCTCATCAGGACAACTCTGGACTGTAATAGGCTATCACTATAGtcagggcccagagtttttcctagtGGTCCTTCCTTGTGTTCTTTCCACATGGTCAGGAAAACTCCCTGCCCTAATCATAATGTACTGTACTTCCTGATAGAGAATGGCAGATGGAGAGAGCTTTCCAGACCGCACTGGGGGTCCTACAGCCAGAGGTGGTCTTCATTTTGGGAGACATCTTCGACGAGGGGAAATGGAGCTCCCCAAAGGTTAGTTGATGGACACGGTCGATTATCAGAAACGATAGACCACACACACCGCCAACAGCTAGACTACTCAGGATATGTGATAATAATATTATCTGTTGGCACATAAGgggatgtgcgtgtgtgtgtgcgtggattTGAGCATTGGCCATTCCAATTTCATTTTTCTTGATTTGATTGTCCTTGAGGTGTGACTAACCTCCACCAGTTGTGCTTTAGTAGAAACACAGACAGTGAATGGCAGTAGGTGTTTGGGAGTTCATTACATGTATTATGAGGTAATGGTATGATGTAACCTAAATCCAACTGAGGGTGGAATTAAATAACAGTAGTACACACCCTACTGTGTCTAGTGCTAGGAGGGGTTGAGGCAGATGTTGATACCCCAGCTCAAACTGTTCCTCTGTGACCCTCTGAATATGCACCTTGTGTTCTTCAGGACTGGGAGGATGACGTCCGCCGCTTTAAGCAGATCTTCCGACATCCCAGAGACATGGAGCTTATAGCCATCATTGGTAACCATGACATCGGCTTCCATCATGAGTAAGTTAAGTTCAGAAGTCTCACTGTTAAATGGAGGCTACCAAGAACATGTCAACAGCGTTGTTCTCTCTATTCTCACCTAGTTCCGCTAACAATAGGGAGTTATGTTGTCTGTAGTTGATGTGCGTTAGTAGGCCCTAGCCCTGTGGTTGTGCTCACTTTCTCTTgacataacatttttttttttttttttttttttaaatctttgaaCAGAATGAGCTGGTACAAACTTGAACGCTTCGAGAGGGTGTTCAATGTCACCTCTGCCCGGATCGTAACCAACAAGGGAGTCAAGTAGGTCCCTTTACTGTAAATTGTGTCATCTAACCTTGTCTCAAAATTATGCATGTAAACAGTTTAACAATGTGTTGTTTGTGGTTAGTCACGTTGATGTGTAGCTTAGCTCCAATCCTTGTACCaacattaatgtgtgtgtgtgtgtgtgtgtgtgtgtatgtatgttccCACAAAGTTTTGTACTGGTGAACAGTATGGCCATGCATGGAGACCGCTGCCCCATCTGCGAGCATGTGGAAAACGAGCTGTACAGCCTCTCTCAGGCTCTCAACTGTTCAGTGCTGGTGATCTTAATCACAACCATCATCCTCAtcaatgccacacacacacacacaaacacacaaacaaaatagGGGTTATTGGGATTTGGAAAGAAGCAGAGATTTGAACATTGACAAAAAAATAAGTATTTCTCTCCCGAGTGCAATCAAGAGTCACCATATGGCTTTTGCATGTTACTCAGCGCCAAAGATAtgtgggtcaaatgttttgggttaATCCCAGACTTTATTCACTAACATCCCCAGAAATGTCTTTTGAAATGTGGTAAGCATTATGTTGTCACGAAAGAGGAAGGATTGTCCCTACACATTGTCAACATTATGTTACTCCCATTGCTAATGTGAAAGTAGATTGTAATGATATTGTGGATTTCACAGAGCCACCGGTCAAGCAGCATGAGAACATACTGTCAGGAGGATATGCAGAAGTTTCCCCGCTCATCACCTATCATCCTACAGGTAAggtttaatgtgtgtgtgcgtgcttgcgaaGTGACTGAGACTACTTTAGTTAATTATAGGTCATTGCAGAGTcattgtacactgagtgtacaaaacataggAACatggcatggactacaaggtgttgaaaggatgctggccaatgttgactccaatgcttccaacagttgtgtcaagttggctggatgtccttagggtagtggaccattcttgatacacacaagaaactgttgagggtgaaaaagcaagcagtgttgcagttctttacacacacaaaccggtgcgcttggcacctactacaataccccattcaaaggcacttacatattttatcttgcctattcaccctctgaatggcacacatacacagtccatttatcaattgtctcaaggcttaaaaagccttgtttaacctgtctccccttcatctatactgattgaagtggatttaacaggtgacatcaataagggatcatagctttggtattttctgttttattaggatccctattagctgttgcaaaagcagcagctactcttcctcgggtccacacaaaacatgaaacatgacataatacagaacattaatagacaaggacagaactacatacattctTTTAAAAgtcacacgtagcctacatatcaatgcatacacaaactatctaggtcaaataggggagaggcgttgtgaggtgttgctttatcagtttttttaaaaccaggtttgctgtttatttgagcaatatgatatggaacagagttccatgcaatatggctctatataatattgtacgctttcttgaatttgttctggatttggggactgtgaaaagacaccTGGTGCCATgtctggtggggtgtgtgtgtcagagttatgtgtaagttgactatgcaaacaatttgggattttcaacacaatgtttcttataaaaagaagtgatgcagtcagtctctcctcaactcttagccaagagagactggcatgaatagtatttatattagccctctgattacaatgaagagcaagacgtgccgctctgttctgggccagctgcagcttaactaggtctttccttgcagcactggaccacacaatTCGACAATAATCAAGACAAAACTAGAggctgcaggacttgctttttggagtgtggtgtcaaaaaagcagagcatctcttgaTTACAAACAGACCTCTCctcatctttacaaccattgaatctatatgttttgaccatgacagtttacaatcgaaggtaacgccaagtaatttactCTCcccaacttgttcaacagccacaccattcattaccagactCAGCTGAGATCTAGAACTTAttgaatgatttgtaccaaatacaatgctcttagttttagagatgttcaggaccggtttattactggccacccattccaaaacaggtTGCAACTCTTTAAGTGTTTctgtgacttcattagctgtggttgctgatgcgtatatggttgaatcatcagcatacacggacacacatgctttgtttaatgccagtggcaggtcattggtaaaaatagaaaagagggcctagagagctgccctgcggtacaccacactttacatttttgacattagagaagcttccattaaagaaaaccctttgagttatattagatagatagatagatagatagatagatagatagatagatagatagatagatagatagatagatagatagatagatagatagatagatagatagatagatagatagatagatagatagatagatagctctgtatccacgatatggcagaagttgaaaagccataacacatacgttttttcaacaacaggttatggtcaataatatcaaaggctgcactgaaatctaacagtacagctcccacaatcttcttattatcaatttctttcaaccaatcatcagtcaattgtgtcagtgcagtacatgttgagtgcccttctctataagcacgctgaaagtctgttgtgaatttgtttacagagaaatagcattgtatttggtcaaacacaatttcttCCAACAGCTTGCTAAGAGCTGGCTGCACTgaaagcttataggtctgctgttagaaccagtaaaggcagctttaccactcttgggttgCGGAATGactttgcttccctccaggcctgaggacaaagactttcctctaggttcagattaaagatatgacagataggagtggctatagagtcagattaaagatatgacagataggagtggctatagagtcagctaccatcctcagtagctttccatctaagttgtcaatgccaggaggtttgtcattattgatcgaaaacaataatttttccacctctcccacactaactttacagaacttgcaatgcttttctttcattattagttttcttatgcatgaatacgatggctcactgttcattgttgacatttcctgcctaagtttgcccactttgccaattaagtaatcattaaaataattggcaacatcaaatggttttgtgatgaataagccatctgattcgatgaaagatggagttgaatttgtctttctgcccataatttcatttaaagtactccaaagtttatatcattgatcttggcttcataatacagtttcttcttctttttgttgagtttagtcacataatttctcaatttgcagtaaatcaGCCAGTCAGAtctgcagccagacttattagccactccttttgccccatctctttcaaccatataGTTTTTCAATTCGttatcaatccatggagccttaacagttctaacagtcagtttcttaacaggtgcatgtttatcaataattggaagaagcaatttcataaattcatcaggtgcagcgtctggatgctcctcattaatcgcatcagaccaacaaatattttgaACATGAGTCACAgtaaaatcttttgtatgatctcttatacattATTTTAGGcacagctgttggaactttggctttcctggatatagccactatattgtgatcactgcatccaatgggtacagatacagctttagaacaaagttctacagagtTAGTAAAagtgtgatcgatacatgtggatgctcttgttcctgtagtgtttgtaaacaccctagTAGGTTGATTAATAATCTGAAcaagattacaggcactggttacagtaagaagcttcctcttgagcagacaacttgatgaaaaccagttaatatccaggtccccaagaaagtagacctctttgtttacatcacatacactatcaagcatttcacacattattTAGTTACTGaattaattatctaagtgagtctcagaaatggctaatatatgaatgttatctgatgttagcaagttattgattttatgaaccttatttctaaggctacatctattaatatgggctattttcagcactttcctgggtagcttatcactTAGACATAATACTGAAAAGAGCAAGCAAAGCAAGAGAAcaaaatatacattcagcagtccattaatcaattggtgtgtgtgtgttgcagggttgaagctacgaacccataggcttggctctctcatcccctccaggcttctgggagggagggtggacaatgagtcTGTCGTAGCGGATGTACGCAATGTCCCCATGCACTCTGGCAGCTTCCATGGCTGGGATCAGTTatttcctcttctggcgcacagcttcaggatagtccttgttgaggaagatatacgttcctctcaagttcttggctctttccagaacagctatcttgtccttgaacctcatgAACTTGAACACTATAGGCCTGGGCCTACCACCTGGGCCGGTTGTGGgctttccagtcctgtgggcacGTTCCaactcaatcttcctgtggtccatcttcaatttctcaaagatcatttccctcactttgtcttCAGACTCCATCTatgtctcatgtggagattctgcaattccatccacaaccatgttgttccgcctCGACTGTCCCTCGATGTatctgtcattgttatcatggcCTCACACATAGatctgatgtcctctctcaatgacttacagattgctgtcatcttgccgttctcctgtttcaactcattgagctgaccgtgggagaactgcaaactgttcttcggGTCCTGGACCTCTCGTGTCAGGTcatccattcttttattagttgaatccaccaatatttggacaaaacacttgaagctatttCCTTGTtattgtaacaactgcttgtggAACTATTTTTGTTCGTTTAAAAGATCTTTCACCTGTGATtgagagacaccactgtcctcaacggtatTTCCGccagctttggtctttgtcatggtagctagcaacgTATGTTAGGCTGTTAATCCttgcagttccagacagggcaggtcacagggaagattgaaaacaacaaactgcagggatctagacagccacaaacccgggacaatctgcggtcccagccacaatggctaaccgcATCACGGGCTACGTTCAATCCCTCAAGAAAACCCCGCTACCTTgatatgcagctagctagcagctaggctagttgaggacttgaattagctaacacaacatgccattggaacacaggagtgatggttgctgataatgggcctttgtacgcctatgtagatattacataaaaaatctgccgtttccagctgcaatagtcatttacaacattaacaatgtctgcactgtatttgtgatcaatttgatgttattttaatggacaaaaaattagcttttctttcaaaacaaggacatttctaagtgaccccaaacttttgaatggtagtgtatgtctAGTATATAATTCTGTAAAGTTATAATAGCCTAAATCTGTTCCAGTTCACACCATCTCATGATGCTCAGCACTTCAAGCCATGCGCCATCCATGTGTacacctctctcttgctctctccccacTGGTGAAATTTCTCACGCCTGCACTTATCTGACCAATCAAACATGTAAACAACTAGGGTTCCAAAGCAAGCTTCTCTATCCGTGCTAATGAGTCAAGTAAATATatatgctctttccatgacatagactgaccaggtgaaagttatgatcccttattgatgtcacttgaaAATAGATTTTTTAAAGCATctctcctgtaactattccccaggccgttgctgtaaataagaatgtgttctcagtcaacttacctggtaaaataagggttcaaataaaattgagacatggattgtgtatgtgtgctattccgagggtgaatgggcaagacaaaagatttaagtgccttttgaatggggtatggtagtaggtgccagccacaccagtttgtgtcaagaactgcaatgctgctgggtttttccacgctcaacagtttcatgtgtgtatcaagaatggtccaccacccacaggacatccagccaacttgacacaactgtgggaagcattggcgtcaacatgagccagcatccctgtggaacgctttcaacaccatgtagagtccatgccctgacgaattgaagctgttctggggGAGGGTAGGGTTGCAAATGAAATCCATATTGTGTATAGCCTACCTATTATACAAAAACACCTAGCATTGTTCACTTACAGTATGTTATGTACTGTGTATTGACCTTCTG
This Salvelinus namaycush isolate Seneca chromosome 33, SaNama_1.0, whole genome shotgun sequence DNA region includes the following protein-coding sequences:
- the mppe1 gene encoding metallophosphoesterase 1, with amino-acid sequence MHGLSCKCKWGLTFTLFLSVICVFIFCEYLIYYPAILRCSWPKLNRDSGKGVPPLQALFLSDTHLLGAIKGHWFDKLRREWQMERAFQTALGVLQPEVVFILGDIFDEGKWSSPKDWEDDVRRFKQIFRHPRDMELIAIIGNHDIGFHHEMSWYKLERFERVFNVTSARIVTNKGVNFVLVNSMAMHGDRCPICEHVENELYSLSQALNCSVLSHRSSSMRTYCQEDMQKFPRSSPIILQHYPLYRPNDAECTGQDAASPEERQQVFHERYDVLSQEASQRLLWWFQPRLILSGHTHSACKVVHDNKHPEISVPSFSWRNRNNPSFILGTFSPTDFQLAKCFLPEESSVVAIYCSTAMVVSLLLLAHLHLTKTSMLLATNLMGKHKGF